One genomic region from Streptomyces sp. NBC_00582 encodes:
- a CDS encoding asparaginase domain-containing protein: MAVFTLGGTITMTTDPATGGVVPALSAHDLLAAVPGLDAHPIDLRLREVRRVPSASLDFDDLTALAGAIDRTLAAGASTVWWWCRARTRSRRARSSSTSTTVMTSRSW; the protein is encoded by the coding sequence GTGGCCGTTTTCACCCTCGGTGGCACCATCACCATGACCACCGACCCGGCGACCGGAGGGGTCGTACCGGCCCTCTCCGCGCACGACCTGCTGGCCGCCGTCCCCGGCCTGGACGCCCACCCCATCGATCTGCGGCTGCGGGAGGTCCGTCGGGTACCCAGTGCGTCGCTGGACTTCGACGATCTCACCGCACTCGCCGGGGCGATCGACCGGACCCTCGCCGCCGGGGCGTCGACGGTGTGGTGGTGGTGCAGGGCACGGACACGATCGAGGAGAGCGCGTTCCTCCTCGACCTCCACCACCGTCATGACGAGCCGCTCGTGGTGA
- a CDS encoding TetR/AcrR family transcriptional regulator, with product MPRLTDARKELRRAQITEAAVRCFGRNGLERTSIADITAESGLSAGSIYAHYSGKAELVQAAAREVLAERAEVLGRYAASDTPPDPDELLARLIAAIDPAEARVGVQTWGEATTNPAVRDIVVDMTDRMRAMLHDCVTAWLVKAEHHEPAEAGERATPIARRLMALYQAELLYTALHAPTEETTS from the coding sequence ATGCCCCGGCTCACCGACGCGCGCAAGGAGCTCCGGCGTGCCCAGATCACGGAGGCCGCCGTACGCTGCTTCGGGCGCAACGGTCTGGAACGGACCTCGATCGCCGACATCACCGCCGAGTCCGGGCTCTCGGCCGGCTCGATCTACGCCCACTACAGCGGCAAGGCCGAGCTGGTCCAGGCCGCCGCCCGCGAGGTCCTCGCCGAGCGCGCCGAGGTGCTCGGCCGGTACGCCGCGAGCGACACCCCGCCCGACCCCGATGAACTGCTCGCCCGGCTCATCGCCGCGATCGACCCCGCCGAGGCCCGGGTCGGCGTACAGACCTGGGGCGAGGCGACCACCAACCCCGCCGTCCGCGACATCGTCGTCGACATGACCGACCGGATGCGCGCCATGCTCCACGACTGCGTCACGGCCTGGCTGGTCAAGGCCGAGCACCACGAGCCCGCCGAGGCAGGGGAGCGCGCCACCCCCATCGCCCGCCGACTCATGGCGCTCTACCAGGCCGAACTGCTGTACACCGCCCTGCACGCACCGACTGAGGAGACGACGTCATGA
- a CDS encoding fatty acyl-AMP ligase, whose protein sequence is MTRERERPDATLIEVLDRRARSTPHRTAFRFLADGTSDHIESWTYGELKRYSDALAARLRSAGHGGDRVVVAGRPGLRFVAGLMGVLRAGATVVPAFPPTNRRAVTRLRSILADCAPGAILADSRHERRFAGTAAAGEPLPRLIPLDDEPRGTPGDAQVPTAPDDPAPPTDIALIQYSSGSTGDPKGVELTHAHLMSNCHAIGRHIGAEDDRVGLTWLPPYHDMGLIGTIMLALHGGWPLLMMTPEHFVQQPARWLRAIGDYRVTITVAPNFAFQLCADTVEEEDLAGVDLSSLRHVFCGSEPIALDTLRAFRKRFEPLGYRERTLIPCYGLAEATLLVTAKAPGAALSVEWADREELSQGRVALSRGAADTPNGTVPLVGCGGPAEGHELLVVDPDSGRVLGDGEIGEIWVHGPGVATGYHRRPGPTAAVFGATPAGRAAPRDGERKTYLRTGDLGYLRDGDLFVTGRISGLLVVAGRNLYPQDIERTVDRADPSVHRSVAFAVPGTPEEHVMVVAEVRDSRRTRPQLDALRGRLLAAVAADHGVRPSAVHLVRVGSIPLTTSGKIRRGAARTAYLEHSLAGALVPSDGSGDEGAVS, encoded by the coding sequence GTGACCCGCGAGCGGGAACGACCGGATGCGACGCTCATCGAGGTCCTCGACCGCCGGGCACGGTCGACGCCTCACCGAACGGCGTTCCGCTTCCTCGCCGACGGGACGAGCGACCACATCGAGTCGTGGACCTACGGCGAACTGAAGCGGTACTCCGACGCCCTCGCGGCGAGGTTGAGATCCGCGGGGCACGGCGGTGACCGCGTGGTGGTGGCCGGCCGGCCCGGACTGCGGTTCGTGGCGGGGCTCATGGGTGTACTCCGGGCCGGAGCGACGGTCGTACCGGCCTTTCCGCCGACGAACCGGCGCGCCGTGACCCGACTGCGTTCGATCCTGGCCGACTGCGCGCCCGGCGCGATCCTGGCCGACTCCCGCCATGAGCGGCGGTTCGCCGGGACGGCGGCCGCGGGGGAGCCGTTACCGCGGCTGATCCCGCTGGACGACGAACCCCGCGGGACGCCGGGCGACGCACAGGTCCCGACGGCGCCGGACGATCCGGCGCCGCCGACGGACATCGCGCTGATCCAGTACTCGTCCGGCTCGACGGGCGACCCGAAGGGCGTGGAACTGACCCACGCCCACCTGATGAGCAACTGCCACGCCATCGGCCGGCACATCGGCGCCGAGGACGACCGCGTCGGGCTGACCTGGTTGCCGCCGTACCACGACATGGGGCTCATCGGCACCATCATGCTGGCGCTGCACGGCGGTTGGCCGCTGCTGATGATGACACCGGAGCACTTCGTCCAGCAGCCGGCGCGCTGGCTCCGGGCGATCGGCGACTACCGGGTCACCATCACCGTCGCGCCGAACTTCGCCTTCCAGCTCTGCGCGGACACCGTCGAGGAGGAGGACCTCGCCGGTGTGGACCTGTCGTCGCTCCGGCACGTCTTCTGCGGCTCCGAGCCGATCGCCCTCGACACCCTCCGCGCCTTCCGGAAGCGGTTCGAGCCCCTGGGCTACCGGGAGAGGACACTGATCCCCTGCTACGGGCTCGCCGAGGCCACCCTGCTCGTGACGGCCAAGGCACCCGGGGCCGCCCTCAGCGTCGAATGGGCGGACCGGGAGGAGCTCTCGCAGGGCAGGGTGGCGCTCTCGCGCGGCGCGGCCGACACGCCGAACGGCACCGTCCCCCTCGTCGGGTGCGGTGGACCGGCTGAGGGCCACGAACTGCTGGTCGTCGATCCCGACTCCGGCCGTGTCCTGGGCGACGGCGAGATCGGGGAGATCTGGGTGCACGGGCCCGGCGTCGCCACCGGTTACCACCGTCGACCCGGACCGACCGCCGCGGTGTTCGGCGCGACGCCCGCCGGCCGTGCCGCTCCGCGGGACGGTGAGCGGAAGACGTATCTGCGGACCGGTGACCTCGGCTATCTGCGCGACGGCGACCTGTTCGTGACCGGCCGGATCAGCGGTCTGCTCGTGGTGGCCGGCCGCAACCTCTACCCCCAGGACATCGAGCGCACCGTCGACCGCGCCGACCCGTCCGTGCACCGGTCGGTCGCCTTCGCCGTGCCCGGCACACCCGAGGAACACGTCATGGTGGTCGCCGAGGTGCGCGACAGCCGCCGGACCCGACCCCAACTCGACGCCCTGCGCGGCAGACTGCTGGCCGCGGTGGCCGCCGACCACGGCGTCCGGCCGAGCGCGGTGCACCTCGTGCGGGTCGGCTCCATTCCCCTGACCACCAGCGGCAAGATCCGCCGAGGAGCAGCCCGGACGGCGTACCTGGAGCACTCCCTGGCCGGCGCCCTCGTACCCTCCGATGGATCCGGGGACGAGGGAGCCGTGTCATGA
- a CDS encoding DUF5995 family protein produces MTAENIDDVVDGLAGIVREAARDGDRVGYFAALYRQVTVEVRTAIHGGLFEDGARMDRFDTHFGNRYFDAYDAWRRDRSGPRCWREAFGLLDDADTVIVQHLLLGVNAHINLDLAIAAARTGPGEAIHTLRHDFLLINDILARVVLAVQDSVDGLSPLLSVLDRIGARTDERILDFSVRQSREEAWYNALLLAGQSEKERTATVERLDVRAAVLARLIARPGGVVRPALQLIRSTENDDVPAVITHLDQAMGRPREDRGGRGAPVSG; encoded by the coding sequence ATGACGGCGGAGAACATCGACGATGTCGTGGACGGGCTGGCCGGGATCGTGCGGGAGGCCGCCCGCGACGGTGACCGGGTCGGGTACTTCGCGGCGCTGTACCGACAGGTGACGGTGGAGGTCCGTACGGCCATCCACGGCGGGCTCTTCGAGGACGGCGCCCGCATGGACCGTTTCGACACCCACTTCGGCAACCGCTACTTCGACGCGTACGACGCCTGGCGCCGTGACCGGAGCGGGCCGCGCTGCTGGCGGGAGGCGTTCGGACTGCTCGACGACGCCGACACCGTCATCGTCCAGCACCTGCTGCTCGGCGTGAACGCGCACATCAACCTCGACCTGGCCATCGCCGCCGCACGGACCGGCCCGGGCGAGGCCATCCACACCTTGCGGCACGACTTTCTGCTGATCAACGACATCCTCGCGCGGGTGGTGCTCGCGGTGCAGGACTCGGTCGACGGTCTGTCACCACTCCTGTCGGTGCTGGACAGGATCGGAGCCCGTACCGATGAGCGGATCCTCGACTTCAGTGTCCGCCAGTCCCGCGAGGAGGCGTGGTACAACGCCCTCCTGCTGGCCGGCCAGAGCGAGAAGGAACGCACGGCCACCGTCGAGCGGCTCGACGTCCGGGCCGCCGTACTCGCGCGGCTGATCGCGCGGCCGGGCGGCGTGGTGCGGCCGGCTCTGCAGCTGATCCGGAGCACCGAGAACGACGACGTGCCGGCCGTCATCACGCATCTGGACCAGGCCATGGGGCGGCCGCGGGAAGACCGCGGTGGCCGAGGCGCTCCCGTCAGCGGATGA
- a CDS encoding NADPH:quinone reductase, whose translation MKAIVYRDNGGPEVLRLVDRDLPAPGPGEVRVRVAVSGVNPTDWQARHGADHPKRFPEVTPHLDGAGTIDAVGEGVDRSRVGQRVWVFMAAAGRPTGTAAEATVVPAERAVPLPDDAGFDVGASLGVPALTAHRALTVAEDGPRRLRPGALDGAAVLVAGGAGAVGHAAIQLARWAGATVISTVSGPRKARLATAAGAHHVVDYREGDPAAEIRAIAPDGVDLVAEVALGANLVLDLAVLRTRGTISTYANLGGKPVELDVLRNMVLNTRLQFLVLYTAGPQVLGAAAEDVAAAVRDGALPVGEEHGLPLVRFPLEATADAHRAVEGGTVGKVLVDIPTVKHGSCGA comes from the coding sequence ATGAAGGCGATCGTTTACCGCGACAACGGCGGCCCGGAGGTTCTCCGGCTCGTCGACCGTGACCTGCCCGCGCCCGGCCCCGGCGAGGTACGGGTCCGGGTCGCCGTGTCCGGGGTCAACCCGACCGACTGGCAGGCCCGCCACGGCGCCGACCACCCCAAGCGCTTCCCCGAGGTCACCCCGCACCTCGACGGCGCCGGCACGATCGACGCCGTGGGCGAGGGGGTCGACCGGAGCCGGGTCGGCCAGCGGGTCTGGGTGTTCATGGCCGCGGCCGGACGGCCCACCGGTACCGCCGCCGAGGCCACCGTCGTGCCCGCCGAACGCGCCGTACCCCTGCCCGACGACGCCGGCTTCGACGTGGGCGCGTCGCTGGGCGTCCCCGCGCTCACCGCCCACCGCGCGCTGACCGTCGCCGAGGACGGGCCCCGCCGTCTGCGGCCCGGGGCACTCGACGGGGCCGCGGTGCTCGTCGCGGGCGGGGCCGGGGCGGTCGGCCACGCGGCGATCCAGCTCGCCCGGTGGGCCGGCGCCACCGTGATCAGCACGGTCAGCGGCCCCCGCAAGGCCCGGCTCGCCACCGCTGCCGGGGCCCACCACGTGGTCGACTACCGTGAGGGTGACCCGGCCGCCGAGATCCGCGCAATCGCCCCGGACGGCGTCGACCTCGTCGCCGAGGTCGCCCTGGGCGCGAACCTCGTGCTGGACCTGGCCGTACTGCGGACCCGCGGCACGATCTCGACGTACGCCAACCTCGGCGGCAAGCCGGTCGAACTGGACGTACTGCGGAACATGGTGCTGAACACCCGCCTGCAGTTCCTCGTCCTGTACACGGCCGGACCGCAGGTGCTCGGCGCCGCCGCCGAGGACGTCGCCGCCGCGGTCCGCGACGGCGCCCTGCCGGTCGGGGAGGAGCACGGCCTCCCGCTGGTCCGCTTTCCGCTCGAAGCCACCGCCGACGCGCACCGGGCGGTGGAGGGCGGCACCGTCGGCAAGGTGCTGGTGGACATCCCCACGGTTAAGCATGGAAGTTGCGGTGCTTGA
- a CDS encoding fatty acid desaturase, giving the protein MALSSTPTSPDRRFEEFLDKSRALEGRHLTESIPREYFTPRTARGLLGLAVSLALYTGAITGVVFSPSWLLDIPLWFVAGLGGWGLHCIAHDCGHGSFSRSRRLNTAVGSFALLPLVYPYHSWRHVHNLHHSYTNNLELDTDWRPLPPDAYQRLSPVAKAVYAGTRTWAFWGGTVRYWFVSGFRPGYFPKRSMRREVWRSIAFTAPVAVAGLSALTVFTGVRGLLSYFVLPWLMIHLWFSATTLMHHSAADVPFLTSQHWTRNAARLLLTTDYAYPRVLSFLTHNISVHTAHHVAPAIPFYNLPQAQLALKEAHPGMVREERLGFGRLWRILRGLHLYDTEAGFYTDFRAAKEPPGSRPEQLSRPA; this is encoded by the coding sequence ATGGCCCTGAGCTCCACACCCACCAGCCCGGACCGGCGGTTCGAGGAGTTCCTGGACAAGTCGCGGGCGCTGGAGGGGCGGCACCTGACGGAGTCGATCCCGCGCGAGTACTTCACCCCGCGCACGGCCCGCGGGCTGCTCGGGCTCGCCGTGAGCCTCGCCCTCTACACGGGGGCGATCACCGGAGTCGTGTTCTCCCCCTCCTGGCTGCTGGACATCCCGCTGTGGTTCGTGGCCGGCCTCGGCGGCTGGGGCCTGCACTGCATCGCGCACGACTGCGGCCACGGCTCCTTCTCCCGTTCACGACGTCTCAACACCGCCGTGGGCAGCTTCGCCCTGCTCCCGCTCGTGTACCCGTACCACTCCTGGCGGCACGTGCACAATCTGCATCACTCGTACACCAACAACCTCGAACTCGACACCGACTGGCGGCCCCTGCCCCCGGACGCCTACCAGCGCCTTTCCCCCGTCGCCAAGGCCGTCTACGCCGGCACCCGCACCTGGGCCTTCTGGGGAGGCACCGTCCGGTACTGGTTCGTGTCGGGCTTCCGCCCCGGCTACTTCCCCAAGCGGTCGATGCGCCGCGAGGTGTGGCGGTCCATCGCCTTCACCGCGCCCGTCGCCGTCGCCGGTCTGTCGGCGCTCACGGTGTTCACCGGCGTACGGGGCCTGCTGTCCTACTTCGTCCTGCCGTGGCTGATGATCCACCTGTGGTTCAGCGCCACCACCCTCATGCACCACAGCGCCGCCGACGTCCCCTTCCTGACCTCGCAGCACTGGACACGCAACGCCGCCCGGCTGCTGCTCACCACGGACTACGCGTACCCGAGGGTGCTGTCGTTCCTCACCCACAACATCTCCGTGCACACCGCGCACCACGTGGCCCCGGCGATCCCGTTCTACAACCTCCCCCAAGCGCAACTGGCCTTGAAGGAAGCGCATCCGGGCATGGTCAGGGAGGAGCGGCTGGGGTTCGGCCGGCTGTGGCGGATCCTGCGCGGCCTTCACCTGTACGACACGGAAGCGGGCTTCTACACCGACTTCCGGGCGGCGAAGGAACCGCCGGGAAGCCGGCCCGAGCAACTGTCCCGCCCTGCGTGA
- a CDS encoding acyl carrier protein — MFRRDKNERTPDGPVTEDAIRAWMVDYLVNRLSVEPAAVDTSRSFEDYGLDSRAGIQMCGKLEKFVELRLSPALLYEHSSIDAVAAHLGRRLVEESSH; from the coding sequence GTGTTTCGCCGTGACAAGAACGAACGCACCCCCGACGGCCCGGTCACCGAGGACGCCATCCGCGCGTGGATGGTCGACTACCTGGTGAACAGGCTGTCCGTCGAACCCGCCGCGGTCGACACGAGCCGGTCCTTCGAGGACTACGGGCTCGACTCCCGCGCCGGCATACAGATGTGCGGAAAGCTCGAGAAGTTCGTCGAACTCCGCCTGTCGCCCGCCCTGTTGTACGAGCACTCCTCCATCGACGCCGTGGCCGCCCATCTCGGCCGGCGGCTCGTCGAGGAGAGCAGCCACTGA
- a CDS encoding acyl-CoA desaturase, with the protein MAAVGAPAGIVRLDPRSLRVKRFSALTTMVLPLIGTVAAGYLLVTGRGTTTDAVLFGVFYGVHLGGVTVGLHRYLAHRAFKTSPWFQDVLMAAGSMAAQGPLLFWVATHRRHHKYADREGDPHSPHLHGTEWRARLRGLWYAHMPWMLSEESSKWSVYAPDVLRERRLVLHHRLYPTWVLAGLVLPAAIGFAVGHTALSAFSGLVFGGLARIFVANQAAWCVGSLCHAFGSRPFDNGDKSTNNWWVAVLTFGEGLQNNHHAFPGSYRHAVRWWEPDLSGWVLTVLGRLHLVWDLHEPSAARIARKRQESQRVSP; encoded by the coding sequence ATGGCGGCTGTCGGCGCCCCGGCGGGCATCGTCCGGCTCGACCCCAGAAGCCTGCGGGTCAAGAGATTCTCGGCACTGACCACCATGGTCCTTCCGCTCATCGGCACCGTCGCCGCCGGATACCTCCTGGTCACCGGGCGAGGCACGACGACCGACGCGGTGCTGTTCGGGGTGTTCTACGGCGTGCACCTCGGCGGAGTCACCGTCGGGCTGCACCGGTACCTCGCCCACCGGGCGTTCAAGACCTCGCCCTGGTTCCAGGACGTCCTGATGGCCGCCGGGTCGATGGCCGCACAGGGCCCGCTGCTGTTCTGGGTGGCGACCCACCGCAGACACCACAAGTACGCCGACCGCGAAGGCGATCCGCACTCGCCCCACCTGCACGGCACGGAGTGGCGGGCCCGGCTGCGCGGCCTGTGGTACGCGCACATGCCGTGGATGCTGAGCGAGGAGTCGTCGAAGTGGTCCGTCTACGCGCCGGACGTGCTGCGTGAGCGGCGCCTGGTCCTGCACCACCGCCTCTACCCGACCTGGGTGCTGGCGGGGCTCGTCCTCCCGGCCGCGATCGGTTTCGCCGTCGGGCACACGGCCCTGTCCGCCTTCTCCGGCCTCGTCTTCGGCGGCCTCGCCCGGATCTTCGTCGCCAACCAGGCCGCGTGGTGCGTCGGTTCGCTCTGCCACGCCTTCGGCAGCAGGCCGTTCGACAACGGCGACAAGAGCACCAACAACTGGTGGGTCGCCGTCCTCACCTTCGGCGAGGGACTGCAGAACAACCACCACGCCTTTCCCGGGTCCTACCGCCACGCCGTCCGGTGGTGGGAGCCCGACCTCAGCGGCTGGGTGCTGACCGTCCTCGGCCGGCTGCACCTCGTGTGGGATCTGCACGAGCCCTCGGCCGCACGTATCGCCCGGAAACGACAGGAGTCCCAGCGTGTTTCGCCGTGA
- a CDS encoding acyl-CoA desaturase, with product MRPEAQAGPPADAHRAPPTDRLALALACATVGGSTAGFVAAIVFTVHHGWSWLHFALFTGMYLVTSLGVEGGLHRFFSHRSFSAGPVLTFLWGVAGSMAAQGPILFWVSVHRKHHAFADRDGDPHSPRPRGEGRLAVVRGLWHGHVGWLFTVRREGWAKFVPDLLRNRHVHTIDRYYIGWISLGLALPAAVGWAITGRPVDALGGLLWGGFARMFVLDHVTWTVNSLGHTLGHRPYDTRDSSQNLAVLAPVSVGGSWHNNHHSQPSLAHNRHRFWQLDLTGGVIGLLDRAGLVSDVRYPPRAKWAQAVRTREGE from the coding sequence ATGAGACCTGAAGCCCAAGCCGGGCCACCGGCCGATGCGCACCGCGCCCCGCCCACGGACCGCCTCGCCCTCGCGCTCGCCTGCGCCACCGTCGGCGGGTCCACGGCCGGTTTCGTGGCCGCGATCGTCTTCACCGTCCACCACGGCTGGTCGTGGCTGCACTTCGCGCTGTTCACCGGCATGTACCTCGTCACCTCCCTGGGCGTCGAGGGAGGGCTGCACCGGTTCTTCTCGCACCGCTCGTTCTCCGCCGGTCCGGTGCTGACATTCCTGTGGGGTGTCGCGGGCAGCATGGCGGCACAGGGGCCGATCCTGTTCTGGGTGTCGGTGCACCGCAAGCACCACGCCTTCGCCGACCGGGACGGCGATCCCCACTCGCCGCGCCCTCGGGGCGAGGGCCGGCTGGCGGTCGTGCGCGGTCTGTGGCACGGCCATGTCGGCTGGCTGTTCACGGTCCGGCGCGAAGGCTGGGCCAAGTTCGTTCCCGACCTGCTCCGCAACCGCCACGTCCACACCATCGACCGCTACTACATCGGGTGGATCTCCCTCGGCCTGGCCCTGCCGGCCGCGGTGGGCTGGGCGATCACCGGCCGGCCGGTGGACGCGCTCGGCGGACTGCTGTGGGGCGGGTTCGCCCGGATGTTCGTCCTCGACCATGTGACCTGGACGGTCAACTCGCTGGGACACACGCTGGGCCACCGCCCGTACGACACCCGTGACTCCAGCCAGAACCTCGCCGTGCTCGCGCCGGTCTCCGTGGGCGGGTCCTGGCACAACAACCACCACTCGCAGCCGTCGCTGGCGCACAACCGGCACCGCTTCTGGCAGCTCGACCTCACCGGCGGGGTCATCGGCCTCCTGGACCGGGCGGGACTGGTGTCGGACGTCCGCTACCCGCCGCGCGCGAAATGGGCTCAGGCAGTCCGGACAAGAGAAGGAGAGTGA
- a CDS encoding asparaginase: protein MVQGTDTIEESAFLLDLHHRHDEPLVVTGAMRNPTLAGPDGPANLYGAVVAAADPRVRGGGVLVVLNDEIHAARRVRKSHTTSPAAFTSPGTGPVGLIAEGRVLLTSPLPPRTDPLAPAARDVRVGLYTVSLGDDGTLLEAWDGRCDGLVVAAFGGGHVPERLVEGLGRLAGRIPVVLASRIDNGPVLTATYGYPGSERDLIGRGLVPAGDLGPYRARLLLRTLLAHDADLETITARFSAFIR, encoded by the coding sequence GTGGTGCAGGGCACGGACACGATCGAGGAGAGCGCGTTCCTCCTCGACCTCCACCACCGTCATGACGAGCCGCTCGTGGTGACGGGCGCGATGCGCAACCCCACCCTGGCGGGTCCTGACGGGCCGGCCAATCTGTACGGGGCGGTCGTCGCCGCGGCGGACCCGCGGGTGCGCGGGGGCGGGGTGCTGGTCGTCCTGAACGACGAGATCCACGCGGCACGCCGGGTCCGCAAGTCCCACACCACCAGCCCCGCCGCCTTCACCTCGCCCGGCACCGGACCCGTGGGCCTGATCGCGGAGGGCCGTGTCCTGCTGACGTCCCCGCTTCCCCCGCGCACGGACCCCCTGGCGCCGGCGGCCCGTGACGTCCGCGTGGGCCTGTACACCGTCAGCCTCGGTGACGACGGCACGCTGCTGGAGGCGTGGGACGGCCGGTGCGACGGGCTGGTGGTCGCCGCCTTCGGCGGGGGACACGTCCCCGAGCGGCTCGTCGAGGGTCTCGGGCGGCTCGCCGGGCGCATCCCCGTCGTCCTCGCCTCACGCATCGACAACGGCCCCGTCCTGACCGCGACTTACGGCTACCCCGGCTCGGAGCGGGACCTGATCGGCCGGGGCCTCGTCCCGGCCGGCGACCTCGGCCCGTACCGGGCACGCCTGTTGCTCCGGACGCTGCTCGCCCACGACGCGGACCTCGAGACGATCACCGCGAGGTTCTCCGCGTTCATCCGCTGA
- a CDS encoding aldo/keto reductase → MTTATTSLAGRTVSRIGYGALQLERLHGRREEAVALLRRAVELGVDHVDTAEFYGYGFANEVIRDVLRDVLRDEDGVLVVTKVGAAPDPGGPLPLRLAQRPEQLRAGVEDNLRSLGLDRLPVVNLRRLDSGPGLRPEGDQIVGLDDQLAVMTALRDEGKIGAIGLSGVTLDGLRRALPAGVACVQNAYSLVSRDDEDLLRLCQAEGIAWVPFFPLGGAFPGLPKATEEPVVRAVAESLGVTPTQVALAWLLHHAPHVLLIPGTADLAHLEANMAVAGITLDSATLAALDAVESRSHEVPIS, encoded by the coding sequence ATGACCACCGCGACGACTTCCTTGGCAGGCCGCACCGTCTCCCGGATCGGCTACGGCGCGTTGCAGCTCGAACGCCTGCACGGCCGCCGCGAGGAGGCCGTCGCGCTGCTGCGCCGCGCGGTCGAGCTCGGCGTCGACCACGTCGACACCGCCGAGTTCTACGGCTACGGATTCGCCAACGAGGTGATCCGGGACGTTCTCCGCGACGTTCTCCGCGACGAAGACGGCGTCCTGGTCGTCACGAAGGTCGGCGCCGCCCCCGACCCCGGAGGGCCCCTCCCGCTGCGTCTGGCGCAGCGTCCCGAGCAGCTGCGCGCCGGCGTGGAGGACAATCTGCGCAGCCTCGGCCTCGACCGGCTCCCGGTGGTCAACCTCCGACGCCTGGACTCCGGCCCCGGGCTGCGTCCCGAGGGCGACCAGATCGTCGGCCTCGACGACCAGCTGGCCGTGATGACCGCCCTGCGCGACGAGGGCAAGATCGGTGCGATCGGCCTGAGCGGCGTCACCCTCGACGGGCTCCGCCGTGCCCTGCCGGCCGGTGTCGCCTGCGTGCAGAACGCCTACAGTCTCGTCTCCCGCGACGACGAGGACCTGCTGCGGCTGTGCCAGGCCGAGGGCATCGCCTGGGTGCCGTTCTTCCCGCTCGGCGGCGCCTTCCCGGGCCTGCCCAAGGCGACCGAGGAGCCGGTGGTGCGTGCCGTCGCCGAGTCCCTCGGCGTCACGCCCACGCAGGTCGCCCTCGCCTGGCTGCTGCACCACGCGCCCCACGTGCTCCTCATCCCCGGCACCGCCGACCTCGCCCACCTGGAGGCCAACATGGCGGTCGCCGGGATCACCCTCGACAGCGCGACCCTGGCCGCCCTGGACGCCGTCGAGTCCCGCTCCCACGAGGTCCCCATCAGCTGA
- a CDS encoding cytochrome P450 — translation MPATDHRPTEPAMGPAEALSELFTPAGKHHPYSLYDALWHLGPVIPLGPSGTLVLGYDEICTALRDSRLLVTDATVHRTTGMIEHSSWQCFTKIMMFSNPPDHERMRRFSAWAYAPRQVAERRHLAVRAAEHWAARLATLDDGGPIDLVEAFATRVPVTVTGELLGIPEEDRMALRTAITATTTAFEPVFDREELRPADAGMDVLVDYLDDLVRERRRRPGDDLISTMVRDRDTGGELSEEELVASLVMFLIAGVQSPSDLIGSTVRLALDHPAEGRRLTSDDDHIRAFVTETLRFDPPNHVLTRAAATDIDFHGHRIAAGTRALLVLAAANRDPRQFTDPAAFDLTRTDNRPLSFGLGPHYCLGAAFARTQVEAAVPVLLRRFPHLTLTAPPAYRDQLVTRGFAHMEVSLGA, via the coding sequence ATGCCAGCGACCGACCACCGGCCGACCGAGCCGGCCATGGGGCCGGCCGAGGCCCTCTCGGAGCTGTTCACCCCGGCCGGAAAACACCACCCCTACTCCCTGTACGACGCACTGTGGCACCTGGGACCGGTGATCCCCCTCGGCCCCTCGGGAACCCTCGTCCTCGGCTACGACGAGATCTGCACCGCCCTGCGCGACTCCCGCCTCCTGGTCACCGACGCCACCGTGCACCGGACGACCGGCATGATCGAGCACTCCTCGTGGCAGTGCTTCACCAAGATCATGATGTTCAGCAACCCGCCCGACCACGAGCGCATGCGCCGGTTCTCCGCCTGGGCCTACGCGCCCCGCCAGGTCGCCGAGCGGCGGCACCTGGCGGTCCGGGCGGCCGAGCACTGGGCGGCCCGGCTCGCCACCCTCGACGACGGCGGCCCGATCGACCTGGTCGAGGCGTTCGCCACCCGCGTCCCCGTCACCGTCACCGGAGAGCTCCTCGGAATCCCCGAGGAGGACCGGATGGCGCTGCGCACCGCCATCACCGCGACCACGACCGCGTTCGAGCCCGTCTTCGACCGCGAGGAACTGCGGCCCGCCGACGCGGGAATGGACGTCCTGGTCGACTACCTCGACGACCTCGTACGGGAACGCCGGCGCCGGCCGGGCGACGACCTGATCAGTACGATGGTCCGGGACCGGGACACCGGCGGGGAGCTGAGCGAGGAGGAACTCGTCGCCAGTCTGGTGATGTTCCTCATCGCCGGCGTGCAGAGCCCCAGCGACCTGATCGGCAGCACCGTACGGCTCGCCCTCGACCACCCCGCCGAGGGCCGCAGACTGACGAGCGACGACGACCACATCCGGGCCTTCGTGACCGAGACCCTGCGGTTCGACCCCCCGAACCATGTGCTGACACGCGCCGCCGCCACGGACATCGACTTCCACGGCCACCGCATCGCCGCAGGCACCAGAGCCCTGCTCGTCCTGGCCGCCGCCAACCGCGACCCCCGCCAGTTCACCGACCCGGCCGCCTTCGACCTCACCCGGACGGACAACCGGCCGCTCTCCTTCGGGCTGGGCCCGCACTACTGCCTGGGCGCCGCCTTCGCCCGAACGCAGGTCGAAGCCGCCGTACCCGTCCTGCTGCGCCGCTTCCCCCATCTGACCCTCACCGCCCCACCCGCCTACCGGGACCAACTGGTCACCCGCGGCTTCGCCCACATGGAGGTGTCGCTCGGCGCCTAG